In Streptomyces qaidamensis, one DNA window encodes the following:
- the tsf gene encoding translation elongation factor Ts, whose translation MANYTAADVKKLRELTGAGMMDCKKALDEAEGNVEKAVEALRIKGQKGVAKREGRSAENGAVVSIIADDNSSGVLVELKCETDFVAKGDKFQAVAKTIAEHVAKTSPADLEALLASEIEAGKTVQAFVDEANANLGEKIVLDRFAQYSDGFVTAYMHRTMPDLPPQIGVLVELDKPNAEIAKGVAQHIAAFAPKYLSKEDVPAEVVESERRVAEETTRAEGKPEAALPKIVEGRLNGFFKDATLLGQPYALDNKKSVQKVLDEAGVTLKRFTRIKVGI comes from the coding sequence ATGGCGAACTACACCGCCGCCGACGTCAAGAAGCTCCGTGAGCTCACGGGCGCCGGCATGATGGACTGCAAGAAGGCGCTGGACGAGGCCGAGGGCAACGTCGAGAAGGCCGTCGAGGCGCTCCGCATCAAGGGCCAGAAGGGCGTCGCCAAGCGCGAGGGCCGTTCCGCCGAGAACGGTGCCGTCGTCTCGATCATCGCCGACGACAACTCCTCCGGTGTCCTCGTCGAGCTGAAGTGCGAGACGGACTTCGTCGCCAAGGGTGACAAGTTCCAGGCCGTGGCCAAGACCATCGCCGAGCACGTCGCCAAGACCTCCCCGGCCGACCTGGAGGCCCTGCTCGCCTCCGAGATCGAGGCCGGCAAGACCGTCCAGGCGTTCGTGGACGAGGCCAACGCCAACCTGGGCGAGAAGATCGTCCTGGACCGCTTCGCGCAGTACTCCGACGGCTTCGTGACGGCGTACATGCACCGCACGATGCCCGACCTGCCCCCGCAGATCGGTGTCCTCGTCGAGCTGGACAAGCCGAACGCGGAGATCGCCAAGGGCGTTGCCCAGCACATCGCCGCCTTCGCGCCGAAGTACCTCTCCAAGGAGGACGTGCCGGCCGAGGTCGTCGAGTCCGAGCGCCGCGTCGCCGAGGAGACCACCCGCGCCGAGGGCAAGCCCGAGGCCGCCCTGCCGAAGATCGTCGAGGGTCGCCTCAACGGCTTCTTCAAGGACGCCACGCTGCTCGGCCAGCCGTACGCGCTCGACAACAAGAAGTCCGTCCAGAAGGTCCTGGACGAGGCCGGTGTCACCCTGAAGCGCTTCACGCGCATCAAGGTCGGCATCTGA
- the frr gene encoding ribosome recycling factor — protein MIEETLLEAEEKMEKAVVVAKEDFAAIRTGRAHPAMFNKIVADYYGAPTPINQLASFSVPEPRMAVVTPFDKSALRNIEQAIRDSDLGVNPSNDGNIIRVVFPELTEERRREYIKVAKSKGEDAKVSIRSVRRKAKDAIDKLIKDGEIGEDEGRRAEKELDDTTHKYVAQVDELLKHKEAELLEV, from the coding sequence GTGATCGAAGAGACCCTCCTCGAGGCCGAGGAGAAGATGGAGAAGGCCGTCGTGGTCGCCAAGGAGGACTTCGCCGCGATCCGCACCGGCCGTGCGCACCCGGCGATGTTCAACAAGATCGTGGCCGACTACTACGGCGCGCCGACGCCGATCAACCAGCTGGCCTCGTTCTCCGTGCCCGAGCCGCGTATGGCCGTGGTGACCCCCTTCGACAAGAGCGCGCTGCGCAACATCGAGCAGGCGATCCGCGACTCCGACCTGGGCGTCAACCCGAGCAACGACGGCAACATCATCCGTGTGGTGTTCCCCGAGCTGACCGAGGAGCGCCGCCGCGAGTACATCAAGGTCGCCAAGAGCAAGGGTGAGGACGCCAAGGTCTCCATCCGCTCCGTGCGCCGCAAGGCCAAGGACGCCATCGACAAGCTGATCAAGGACGGCGAGATCGGCGAGGACGAGGGCCGCCGTGCGGAGAAGGAGCTCGACGACACCACCCACAAGTACGTGGCGCAGGTGGACGAGCTCCTGAAGCACAAGGAAGCGGAGCTGCTCGAGGTCTGA
- the rpsB gene encoding 30S ribosomal protein S2: MAVVTMRELLESGVHFGHQTRRWNPKMKRFIFTERNGIYIIDLLQSLSYIDRAYEFVKETVAHGGTVMFVGTKKQAQEAIAEQATRVGMPYVNQRWLGGMLTNFSTVYKRLQRLKELEQIDFEDVAASGLTKKELLVLSREKAKLEKTLGGIREMQKVPSAVWIVDTKKEHIAVGEARKLNIPVVAILDTNCDPDEVDYKIPGNDDAIRSVTLLTRVIADAVAEGLISRSGVATEGKGEKAAGEPLAEWERDLLEGEKKADEAAPAAEAAPAAEAAPAAEAPAAEAPAAEAAPAAEAPAAEAEKPAEAEQA; encoded by the coding sequence ATGGCCGTCGTCACGATGCGGGAGCTGCTGGAGAGCGGCGTCCACTTCGGTCACCAGACCCGTCGTTGGAACCCGAAGATGAAGCGCTTCATCTTCACGGAGCGCAACGGCATCTACATCATCGACCTGCTCCAGTCGCTGTCGTACATCGACCGCGCCTACGAGTTCGTCAAGGAGACCGTCGCCCACGGCGGCACGGTCATGTTCGTCGGCACGAAGAAGCAGGCGCAGGAGGCCATCGCCGAGCAGGCCACCCGCGTCGGCATGCCCTACGTCAACCAGCGCTGGCTGGGCGGCATGCTCACCAACTTCTCGACCGTCTACAAGCGTCTGCAGCGCCTCAAGGAGCTCGAGCAGATCGACTTCGAGGACGTCGCCGCGTCCGGTCTGACCAAGAAGGAGCTTCTCGTGCTCTCGCGCGAGAAGGCCAAGCTGGAGAAGACCCTCGGCGGTATCCGCGAGATGCAGAAGGTGCCCAGCGCCGTCTGGATCGTGGACACCAAGAAGGAGCACATCGCCGTTGGTGAGGCCCGGAAGCTGAACATCCCGGTCGTCGCGATCCTCGACACCAACTGCGACCCCGACGAGGTCGACTACAAGATCCCGGGCAACGACGACGCGATCCGCTCCGTCACCCTGCTCACCCGTGTGATCGCGGACGCGGTCGCCGAGGGCCTCATCTCCCGCTCCGGTGTCGCCACCGAGGGCAAGGGCGAGAAGGCCGCGGGCGAGCCGCTGGCCGAGTGGGAGCGAGACCTGCTCGAGGGCGAGAAGAAGGCCGACGAAGCCGCCCCCGCCGCTGAGGCCGCTCCGGCCGCTGAGGCCGCTCCGGCCGCTGAGGCCCCCGCTGCTGAGGCCCCCGCTGCCGAGGCCGCTCCGGCCGCCGAGGCCCCCGCCGCCGAGGCCGAGAAGCCGGCCGAGGCCGAGCAGGCCTGA
- the pyrH gene encoding UMP kinase has protein sequence MTTKAQKSDDGKVRGRFLLKLSGEAFSGGGGLGVDPDVVHKIAREIAAVVRDGAQIAAVIGGGNFFRGAELQQRGMDRARSDYMGMLGTVMNCLALQDFLEKEGVDCRVQTAITMGQVAEPYIPLRAVRHLEKGRVVIFGAGMGMPYFSTDTTAAQRALEIDAEALLMGKNGVDGVYDSDPKTNPDAVKFDHLGYGEVITRDLKVADATAVTLCRDNKLPIVVFELLAEGNIARAVKGEKIGTLVGDPGSRD, from the coding sequence ATGACCACCAAGGCCCAGAAGAGCGACGACGGCAAAGTGCGCGGCCGGTTTCTGCTGAAGCTGTCCGGAGAGGCCTTCTCCGGTGGCGGCGGCCTGGGCGTCGACCCCGACGTGGTGCACAAGATCGCCCGCGAGATCGCGGCCGTCGTGCGCGACGGTGCGCAGATCGCGGCCGTCATCGGCGGCGGCAACTTCTTCCGTGGCGCCGAACTCCAGCAGCGCGGTATGGACCGGGCCCGCTCCGACTACATGGGCATGCTCGGCACCGTCATGAACTGCCTGGCCCTCCAGGACTTCCTGGAGAAGGAGGGCGTGGACTGCCGCGTGCAGACCGCCATCACCATGGGACAGGTCGCCGAGCCGTACATCCCGCTGCGCGCCGTGCGGCACCTGGAGAAGGGCCGTGTGGTCATCTTCGGCGCCGGGATGGGCATGCCGTACTTCTCCACCGACACCACCGCCGCCCAGCGCGCCCTGGAGATCGACGCCGAGGCGCTGCTGATGGGCAAGAACGGCGTGGACGGGGTCTACGACTCCGACCCCAAGACCAATCCGGACGCGGTGAAGTTCGACCACCTCGGCTACGGCGAGGTCATCACCCGCGACCTGAAGGTCGCCGACGCCACCGCCGTGACGCTGTGCCGCGACAACAAGCTCCCGATCGTGGTCTTCGAGCTGCTGGCGGAGGGCAACATCGCGCGCGCCGTCAAGGGTGAGAAGATCGGCACGCTGGTGGGGGACCCCGGCAGCCGGGACTGA